CGCGCCGCTCGCCGTCTCCGGCTACGTCGGCACCCACGAGGCCCCGGCGCACACCAAGGACGACGACTTCTTCCAGGCCGGTGAGCTCTACCGCCTGATGTCGCAGGACGAGAAGAAGCGCCTGGTCGACAACATCGCCGGCGGTCTGTCCCAGGTCAGCCGCGACGACGTGATCGAGAAGAACCTCGCCCACTTCCACGCGGCCGACCAGGACTACGGCAAGCGCGTCGAGGCGCGCGTCCGCGAGCTGCGCGAGGACTGACGGGAGGTCAGTTTCCTTGCGCATCCGTACCGGCCGGCCCGTTGAGGGGTGGTCGGCCGGTACGGAGAGGAAGCGCGAGCTCCGCGGTACACGGGGAGATTCCAGTGCGGTGGCAGTGCTCGTCCGACAAGGAAGGGCGAGCCGTCTCCCCCGCCGCGGAGCCCGCCTCCTCCCCCTTTCCCACCCCCGCCCAGACTCCGTCCGGCGGTGCGATGTCCCGTCGCGCCCAACTCTCGCACTGTCGGACGGGACCCACGGCACAGGGCCCGGAATCCGTACGGTCACGGATTCCGGGTCCTGTGCGTCGGCCCGCCCCGGGAGCGGACGCGATGCTCGGCCATGCGCCCCACGTGCGCCGTGGCTCCCCCTGCTTCTTCCGCGAGCCGGCGTTCTCGTCGCGATTCGGCCCCGGGCAACCGGCTTTGGCGAGACGATGGGGGCAGCGGCAGAATCGAGTGGACAGCCGCCCTACCCGCCAGGAGCCGACCATGGCCGACAGCGTGCCGGTGCGATGCCCCACGTGCCGCCGCGAGAACGCCTTCACCCCGCCCACCTTCCCGTGCGCGTGTGGTGCCCCGCTGACCATGCCCGTACTGCGCGGCGGAGTGCCGGTCGAGATACTCCACCGCACCTGGCAGGCGTCCTGGGTCGAGGTGCGCTGCGAGGTCTGCGGCCGGCAGGACGAGTGGCCGGCGCCGGAGTCCGGCTGCGCCTGCGGCACGGTCGTCCGGGTCCCGGTCGCCCCGGCACCCCCGCTGCCGGCGCCCAACTTCCCCTCGCCCGGCAGGCAGGCGCCCCGGCCCGCGCCGCCGGCGGCCACCGACGACCCGCCGCGCGCCATCCTGCGGCCCGCGTTCCGCCCGGTCACGATCCGTACGGCCCGCGACTGCGTCACCGCCGCCGAGCAGTATCTGAAGTGGCTGGGGTACACCGATGTGGCACGGACCCAGGAGCGGACCGCCTCCGGCGTCGACCTGCGCGGCACCGGCGTGGTCGCCCAGGTCGACCCCACCACCCGGGCCACCAAGCTGCGCGAGATCGAGTGCGTCTGGCTCAACGGCCTCAACGACTCGGCCCTCGCGGTCTTCTTCTCCCTGGCCGGCTATGCGCGTGACGCCCGGGCCCGCGCGGACGAGCTGCGTCTCCCGCTGTTCGTCATGGACCTCACGGGCACCCCGCAGCCGGTCAACGACCCCGCCGACGAACTGATCAAGTACGGCGCGGAAGGGCGCTGACGGGGGTGCGGCGCGCGGGCCCGTACCGGGTGGTCCGCTCCGCTCACGCGCCCGGGGACGCCGGCCCTGCTCACCCCGCCCACGTCGGGGTCCAGGTCCTGGTGCCGGACGGGCCGAACCGCCCGGAGCGGAGGTGTTCGCGGAGCGCGGCGAGCGCCGGGTGCGGGTTGTCGCGGTGCCAGACCAGCGAGTGCGGGTAGACCGGTGTCGGGTCGTGTACGGCGATCCGCCGCAGGCCGTGGTCGGCGGGCCAGACCAGGAGGGTCTGCTCGCCGACGAAGGTCGCCAGGGACCGGGAGTCGGCGATGGTGTCCAGCAGGGGCTCGGTGCCGAAGTCGGGGCCGGTGCTCTCGATGGTGAGCCCGAACGTGGCGGCGAGTGCCTCGTAGTAGCCGGCCCACTCGGTTCCGGGCACGAGGCCGGGCATCCAGATCCGGTGTCCGACGAGCTCCGCGGGCGTGACCTCACGAGCCGCGGCGAGCTCGTGGGCGGGCCCGGTGAGCAGCTGGATGGGCTCGTCGGAGACCCGGGCGACCCGGATGTCGTCGGGGAGCTGCCGGCCGGAGTGGGTGACGGCACGGAAGGACGCGTCGATCGTGCCGGACCGGACGGCGTCGATGGCCGCGTCGGCGTCGAAGAGGGTCACCACATCGAGCTCGACCTCGGGCTGCGCGCGGTGGAAGTCCCGCAGCAGGGCGGCCGGGGCGAGCCGTCGGCCGATCACGTCGACGCGCAGCGCGCGACGGCCGGGACGCACGGAGGCGAGTGCCCGCTCCTCGGCCCGTAGGAGGTCGCGGGCGTGGGGCAGGAACGCCTGGCCGTCGATGGTGAGCTTCGCCCCGCGCGCGGTGCGGGTGAACAGCCGCACGCCGAGGATCTTCTCCAGTGTGGCGATGCGTTTGGAGACGGCCTGCTGGGTGACCGACAATTCCGCGGCGGCGTCCTGGAACCGCCCCGCTTCCGCGGCGGCCACGAAGGTGCGCACAGCGTCCAGATCCACGCCGCCCAGGATATCTGCACAACGGATGGTTGTGTCTGCCTGGCTGATCGGTTGTTTGATCCGGGTATCCGCGAGCCGCTTTGATGCCGAGGGTCAGCGTGAGGTTGTTCGGATCGGGGGAGAGCGGCGTTGAGGACGACGGGTCGGCGGGCGTTGGGGCGGCAGTTCGGGTGGTTGTGGGCGGCGTTCGTCGTCAGCTCGTACGGCACCGGGCTCCGGTTCGGGGCGTTTCCCATGATCGCGGTCCTGCTGCTGCACTCCGGGCCGACCCAGGTGGCGGCGCTGGCCGCCGCTGGGCGGGCCGTGGGGGCGCTGGTCGCGGTGCCGCTCGGTCCGTGGGTGGAGTTCCGCCGCAAGCGGCCGGTCATGGTGGCGATGGACCTGGCCCGGTGCGCGGCGTTGCTGAGTGTCCCCGCCGCGTTCGCGCTCGGCCGGCTCAGCTTCGCCCAGCTCCTCGTCGTGTCCGTCGCCGTC
The sequence above is a segment of the Streptomyces lydicus genome. Coding sequences within it:
- a CDS encoding LysR family transcriptional regulator is translated as MDLDAVRTFVAAAEAGRFQDAAAELSVTQQAVSKRIATLEKILGVRLFTRTARGAKLTIDGQAFLPHARDLLRAEERALASVRPGRRALRVDVIGRRLAPAALLRDFHRAQPEVELDVVTLFDADAAIDAVRSGTIDASFRAVTHSGRQLPDDIRVARVSDEPIQLLTGPAHELAAAREVTPAELVGHRIWMPGLVPGTEWAGYYEALAATFGLTIESTGPDFGTEPLLDTIADSRSLATFVGEQTLLVWPADHGLRRIAVHDPTPVYPHSLVWHRDNPHPALAALREHLRSGRFGPSGTRTWTPTWAG